The Anaeromusa acidaminophila DSM 3853 genome has a window encoding:
- the thiH gene encoding 2-iminoacetate synthase ThiH yields the protein MEKARVNHMEYQPGMEALESDVLEKVLKRTAAYEYQNYTTTDVRRVLAKESISLEDYGVLLSPAAGDCLEEMAVRARWETRKHFGNSVQMFTPLYIANYCENHCVYCGFNCQNRIHRGKLTLEEIESELQTIAKTGLQEILLLTGETRKQSGVEYIGEAVKLAAKYFSTVGIEIYPLNSDEYAYLRACGSDFVCVYQETYNPEKYEQVHLSGPKRIFPYRFHAQERALLGGMRGVAFGALLGLDDFRKDAFSVGVHAYLIQQKYPHAEISFSTPRLRPYINNAANNANDVHEKQLLQVMLAYRLLMPFAGLTISTRERAGFRDHVIGLVATKISSGVSVGVGGHSEEEKGDEQFEIADPRSVDEVHQMVLARGLQPVYTDYLRV from the coding sequence ATGGAAAAAGCAAGAGTCAATCATATGGAATACCAGCCGGGCATGGAGGCGCTGGAGTCGGATGTGCTTGAAAAGGTGCTGAAGCGGACTGCGGCGTATGAATACCAAAACTATACAACTACGGATGTGCGGCGCGTTTTGGCTAAAGAATCGATCTCGTTGGAAGATTACGGCGTACTGCTGTCTCCGGCGGCGGGAGACTGTTTGGAGGAAATGGCAGTGCGCGCTCGCTGGGAGACGCGTAAGCATTTCGGCAATTCCGTGCAGATGTTTACTCCTCTTTATATTGCCAATTACTGCGAGAATCACTGCGTGTATTGCGGTTTTAACTGTCAAAACCGCATTCATCGGGGCAAGCTGACGCTGGAGGAGATTGAAAGCGAACTGCAGACTATTGCTAAAACTGGGCTGCAGGAAATTCTGCTTCTTACCGGCGAGACGCGCAAGCAATCCGGCGTGGAATACATTGGCGAAGCGGTCAAATTGGCGGCGAAATACTTTTCGACCGTTGGCATTGAAATTTATCCTCTCAATTCGGATGAATACGCTTATTTGCGCGCCTGTGGCAGTGATTTCGTCTGCGTATACCAAGAAACCTATAATCCGGAAAAATACGAGCAAGTTCATTTGAGCGGACCCAAGCGCATTTTCCCCTATCGTTTTCACGCGCAGGAGAGGGCTTTGTTGGGCGGGATGCGCGGTGTGGCCTTCGGAGCGCTTTTGGGGTTGGACGATTTCCGAAAAGACGCTTTTTCCGTTGGCGTTCACGCTTATTTGATTCAGCAGAAATATCCTCATGCGGAGATTTCTTTTTCTACGCCGCGCTTGCGCCCGTATATCAACAATGCAGCCAATAACGCCAATGACGTTCATGAGAAACAACTGCTGCAGGTGATGCTGGCGTATCGTCTGCTCATGCCTTTTGCAGGTCTTACGATTTCTACCAGAGAGCGAGCCGGGTTTAGGGATCATGTCATTGGCCTTGTGGCGACAAAGATCTCTTCCGGCGTCAGCGTGGGCGTTGGCGGGCATAGCGAAGAGGAAAAAGGCGACGAACAGTTTGAAATCGCCGATCCCCGCAGCGTTGACGAGGTCCATCAAATGGTGCTGGCCCGCGGCTTGCAGCCGGTATATACGGATTATCTGCGGGTGTAA
- the thiF gene encoding sulfur carrier protein ThiS adenylyltransferase ThiF, translating into MKIEVNGNERELSCRTAFAVREQLGNDTDVLIVNGFQTDEDCELQDGDTIALIKKGVLPPQAELESLMRSRHTPHVHDKLKAGKVAIAGLGGLGSNIAVMLARIGVGKLFLVDFDVVEPSNLNRQSYYVSHLGLLKTEALQEQLAQINPFIQVETRTVRVEEENVVELFQGYDVICEAFDKPAAKAILVNTALEKLPQAKIVAASGMAGFGSANTIQTRQVMERLYVCGDLESAACRGRGLMAPRVQVCAGHQANMVLRLLVGELEVGGM; encoded by the coding sequence ATGAAAATTGAAGTTAACGGCAACGAAAGGGAACTGTCCTGCCGCACGGCCTTTGCCGTGAGAGAGCAGCTGGGAAACGACACGGATGTGCTGATTGTCAATGGCTTTCAGACAGACGAGGATTGTGAACTGCAGGACGGCGATACGATAGCGCTCATTAAAAAAGGCGTGCTGCCGCCGCAAGCGGAATTGGAAAGCCTGATGCGCTCCCGCCATACGCCGCATGTGCACGACAAGCTTAAAGCAGGCAAAGTGGCGATTGCCGGTTTGGGCGGGTTAGGCTCTAATATTGCGGTTATGCTGGCGCGCATTGGCGTTGGCAAGCTGTTTTTAGTGGATTTTGACGTCGTAGAGCCAAGCAATTTAAATCGCCAAAGCTACTATGTGAGTCACCTGGGCCTACTTAAGACGGAGGCGCTGCAAGAACAACTGGCCCAAATTAATCCGTTTATTCAAGTGGAAACGCGCACGGTTCGCGTGGAAGAAGAAAATGTAGTGGAACTTTTTCAAGGGTACGACGTGATTTGTGAGGCTTTTGACAAGCCGGCGGCTAAGGCTATATTAGTGAACACAGCTTTAGAAAAGCTGCCTCAAGCAAAGATTGTGGCGGCTTCCGGCATGGCTGGTTTTGGCAGTGCGAATACGATACAAACACGACAGGTTATGGAACGGTTATATGTCTGTGGCGATTTAGAAAGCGCCGCTTGCCGAGGGCGCGGCTTGATGGCACCGCGCGTACAAGTTTGCGCCGGGCATCAAGCCAATATGGTGCTGCGCCTGCTTGTGGGCGAATTAGAAGTAGGAGGAATGTAA
- a CDS encoding zinc ribbon domain-containing protein YjdM — translation MSTLPNCPKCNSEYTYEDRGLFICPECAHEWAGGEAAATEEGLVVKDAHGNRLADGDAVTIIKDLKVKGASSSLKIGTKVKNIRLVEGDHNIDCQIEGFGAMKLKSEFVKKA, via the coding sequence ATGTCGACATTGCCAAATTGTCCTAAATGTAATTCCGAATATACCTATGAAGATCGGGGCCTTTTTATTTGTCCGGAATGCGCTCATGAATGGGCTGGCGGGGAAGCTGCAGCGACGGAGGAAGGCCTGGTAGTCAAAGACGCCCATGGAAACCGCCTTGCCGACGGCGACGCCGTGACCATCATCAAGGACTTGAAAGTGAAGGGAGCTTCTTCTTCCTTGAAAATTGGTACTAAAGTGAAGAATATCCGTTTAGTGGAGGGTGATCATAATATTGATTGCCAAATTGAAGGCTTTGGCGCCATGAAGCTGAAATCGGAATTTGTGAAAAAAGCCTAG
- the nifJ gene encoding pyruvate:ferredoxin (flavodoxin) oxidoreductase, producing MSRKMKTMDGNTAAAHISYAFTDVAAIFPITPSSNMAESVDEWAAQGRKNLFGQTVQVVEMQSEGGAAGAVHGSLQSGALTTTYTASQGLLLMIPNMYKIAGELLPGVFHVSARVVGANAISIFGDHSDVMATRQTGFAMLAESSVQQVMDLSAVAHLAAIKGRVPFLNFFDGFRTSHEVQKVEMLEYDELGKLLDMEAVNSFRRGALNPDHPVLRGTVQNSDIYFQQREVSNGYWEKLPEIVEEYMAEISKLTGREYHLFNYYGAPDAERLIIAMGSMCQTVEEVVDHLNAKGEKVGLLNVHLYRPFSLKHFFQHIPKSVKKIAVLDRTKELGAPAEPLYLDVKSAFYGTDWQPLIVGGRCGVGGKDVTPKHIMGIFDNLKAAQPKDHFTVGILDDVSHLSLPEGEDIDTTVAGTKACKFWGLGADGTVGANKSAIKIIGDKTDLYAQAYFAYDSKKSGGITVSHLRFGSQPIKSPYLIDKADFISCSQQSYVDKYDLLAGLKPGGAFLLNTNWSAAELETHLPAAMKRYLAEKNIRFYTINAVGIAQELGLGGRFNMIMQSAFFQLAQIIPIEKAVQYLKDSVVSTYGKKGNKVVGMNHAAIDKGIAGLVQVNVPASWKNASSAAQSAQTNDVPAFISDVLVPMNRQEGDSLPVSAFLPHVDGTYPMGSSAHEKRGIAINVPEWQPENCIQCNQCSFVCPHASIRPILVNEAEKAAAPAGFTVKDAVGAKDLHFRLAISTQDCTGCGNCEQICPAKVKALQMKPLASQESQVALWDYAVSLTPKKNPANPFTVKGSQFEQPLLEFSGACAGCLETGYAKLVTQLYGDRLMVANATGCSSVWAGSTPSVPYTTNHRGHGPAWGNSLFEDNAEYGLGMALGVKQLRQQLAQKVAEAAALDLGEEWKKACADWLEHYEEGEGSRERADRLGAMLEGVKNQNELLSYLHENKDFLVKRSQWLFGGDGWAYDIGFGGLDHVLASGEDINVLVFDTEVYSNTGGQSSKATPAAAIAKFAASGKKTKKKDLGLIAMSYGYVYVAQIAMGADKNQTLKAIAEAEAYPGPSLIIAYSPCINHGLKAGMGCSQLEIKKAVDCGYWAMYRYNPVLKESGKNPFVLDSKEPTADFREFLLGEVRYSSLLKQFPEQGEALFAKTEQDAKERLAVYKRLASQSE from the coding sequence ATGAGTAGAAAAATGAAGACCATGGACGGCAACACGGCGGCAGCGCATATTTCGTATGCCTTTACCGACGTAGCGGCCATTTTCCCCATCACGCCTTCGTCGAATATGGCGGAGAGCGTAGATGAGTGGGCGGCGCAAGGGCGCAAAAACCTTTTTGGACAGACTGTGCAGGTTGTAGAAATGCAATCCGAAGGCGGCGCGGCTGGTGCGGTGCATGGTTCCTTGCAGTCGGGAGCGTTGACGACGACCTATACGGCGTCCCAAGGCTTGCTCTTGATGATTCCGAACATGTATAAGATTGCTGGTGAATTACTGCCTGGCGTATTTCATGTCAGCGCTCGGGTGGTTGGCGCTAATGCGATCAGCATTTTTGGCGATCACTCTGATGTGATGGCAACCCGTCAGACCGGGTTTGCGATGCTGGCGGAAAGCAGCGTCCAACAGGTCATGGATTTGTCGGCAGTCGCTCATTTGGCGGCCATCAAAGGACGCGTGCCATTCCTGAACTTCTTCGACGGCTTCCGTACGTCTCATGAAGTGCAGAAGGTCGAAATGCTGGAGTATGATGAGCTGGGGAAACTCTTGGATATGGAGGCGGTTAATTCCTTCCGGCGCGGGGCGCTTAACCCGGATCATCCGGTATTGCGCGGCACTGTGCAGAACTCGGATATTTATTTTCAGCAGCGGGAAGTATCCAATGGCTACTGGGAAAAGCTGCCGGAGATTGTTGAAGAATACATGGCGGAAATCAGCAAGCTTACCGGGCGGGAGTATCACTTGTTCAATTACTACGGAGCGCCCGACGCGGAGCGCTTGATCATTGCCATGGGCTCCATGTGCCAGACCGTCGAAGAAGTAGTGGATCATCTGAACGCCAAAGGCGAAAAGGTGGGCCTGCTGAATGTGCATCTGTACCGCCCGTTTTCACTGAAACATTTCTTCCAGCACATTCCGAAGAGCGTTAAGAAAATTGCCGTGCTGGATCGTACCAAGGAATTGGGCGCACCGGCGGAACCGCTGTACTTAGATGTGAAAAGCGCTTTTTACGGTACAGACTGGCAGCCTCTTATCGTCGGCGGCCGTTGCGGCGTAGGCGGCAAGGATGTTACTCCGAAGCACATTATGGGTATCTTTGACAACTTAAAGGCAGCGCAGCCTAAAGATCACTTTACTGTCGGTATTTTAGACGATGTCAGCCATTTATCTTTGCCGGAAGGTGAGGATATCGATACTACTGTGGCTGGAACCAAAGCTTGCAAATTTTGGGGTCTTGGCGCTGATGGCACGGTAGGCGCCAATAAATCTGCGATCAAGATTATTGGCGACAAAACCGATCTGTATGCGCAGGCGTACTTTGCGTATGATTCCAAAAAATCCGGAGGCATCACGGTTTCGCATCTGCGTTTCGGCAGCCAGCCAATCAAGTCTCCCTATTTGATTGATAAAGCTGATTTTATATCCTGTTCCCAACAATCTTATGTTGATAAATACGATTTGCTGGCAGGCCTAAAACCGGGCGGCGCATTCCTTTTGAACACCAACTGGTCTGCAGCGGAACTGGAAACCCATCTGCCGGCGGCGATGAAACGCTACTTGGCGGAGAAAAATATTCGTTTCTATACGATCAACGCTGTAGGTATTGCGCAAGAGCTGGGCCTTGGGGGCCGTTTCAACATGATTATGCAGTCGGCTTTCTTCCAACTGGCGCAGATTATTCCCATTGAAAAAGCCGTGCAGTACTTAAAAGATTCCGTAGTCAGCACCTATGGGAAAAAAGGCAATAAAGTGGTGGGAATGAATCACGCTGCCATCGACAAGGGGATCGCCGGTCTGGTACAGGTGAATGTGCCGGCAAGCTGGAAAAATGCATCATCGGCGGCTCAGAGTGCGCAAACGAATGACGTACCGGCGTTTATTAGCGACGTGCTGGTGCCGATGAACCGTCAGGAAGGAGACAGCTTGCCTGTAAGCGCGTTTCTGCCTCATGTGGATGGTACGTATCCTATGGGAAGCTCGGCTCATGAAAAACGCGGTATTGCCATTAATGTGCCGGAATGGCAGCCAGAAAACTGTATTCAATGTAATCAGTGCTCTTTCGTTTGTCCTCATGCCAGCATTCGTCCCATTCTGGTGAATGAAGCGGAAAAAGCGGCCGCTCCGGCAGGCTTTACCGTTAAAGACGCTGTTGGCGCGAAAGATCTCCATTTCCGTTTGGCTATTTCAACGCAAGATTGCACTGGCTGCGGCAATTGTGAACAAATCTGTCCGGCTAAAGTAAAAGCGCTGCAAATGAAGCCGTTGGCTTCACAGGAATCGCAGGTTGCCCTTTGGGATTATGCGGTGTCGCTGACTCCGAAAAAGAACCCTGCTAATCCCTTTACGGTCAAAGGCAGTCAGTTTGAGCAGCCGCTCCTGGAGTTCTCCGGCGCTTGCGCAGGCTGTCTGGAAACAGGCTATGCCAAACTGGTGACGCAGCTTTATGGTGATCGGCTCATGGTTGCTAACGCTACCGGCTGCTCTTCCGTTTGGGCGGGGAGTACGCCTTCGGTTCCATATACGACCAATCATCGCGGACACGGGCCTGCCTGGGGCAATTCTCTCTTTGAAGACAACGCCGAATACGGTTTGGGCATGGCGTTGGGCGTGAAACAACTGCGTCAGCAATTGGCGCAAAAGGTGGCGGAAGCCGCTGCCTTAGACTTGGGTGAAGAGTGGAAAAAGGCTTGTGCGGACTGGCTGGAACATTACGAGGAAGGCGAAGGCAGCCGGGAACGGGCGGATCGTCTCGGCGCCATGCTGGAAGGCGTAAAGAATCAAAATGAACTCTTGAGCTATTTGCATGAAAACAAGGATTTTCTTGTCAAGCGTTCTCAATGGCTCTTTGGCGGCGACGGCTGGGCCTATGATATCGGTTTTGGCGGTCTGGATCATGTGCTGGCTTCCGGCGAAGACATCAATGTGCTTGTGTTCGACACCGAGGTATATTCCAATACCGGCGGTCAGTCGTCCAAGGCGACGCCAGCGGCGGCTATTGCTAAATTTGCCGCCAGCGGCAAGAAAACCAAGAAGAAAGATTTGGGACTCATTGCGATGAGCTACGGCTATGTGTATGTAGCGCAAATTGCCATGGGCGCAGACAAAAACCAAACGCTCAAAGCCATTGCCGAGGCGGAAGCCTATCCAGGGCCGTCCTTGATTATCGCGTATTCACCGTGCATCAACCATGGACTTAAAGCTGGCATGGGCTGCAGTCAGCTTGAAATCAAAAAAGCGGTGGATTGTGGTTACTGGGCGATGTATCGTTACAATCCGGTCCTCAAGGAAAGCGGCAAAAATCCCTTTGTGCTGGATTCCAAGGAGCCGACGGCGGATTTCCGCGAATTCTTGCTGGGCGAAGTGCGTTATTCGTCTCTCTTAAAGCAGTTTCCTGAACAAGGAGAAGCTTTGTTTGCGAAGACAGAACAAGATGCCAAGGAACGCTTGGCTGTCTACAAACGTTTGGCAAGTCAAAGCGAATAA
- the thiS gene encoding sulfur carrier protein ThiS, with protein sequence MRVNGEKVCLEKSLPLAAYLAARGFDCRMVAVERNGQIVPKADYEKVELQEEDILEIVRFVGGG encoded by the coding sequence ATGCGTGTGAATGGCGAGAAAGTTTGCCTGGAAAAATCATTGCCCCTGGCGGCCTATTTGGCGGCAAGAGGTTTTGACTGCCGCATGGTTGCCGTGGAGCGCAACGGACAGATTGTGCCCAAAGCAGACTATGAGAAAGTAGAACTACAGGAAGAGGATATTCTGGAAATCGTGCGCTTTGTAGGAGGCGGCTGA
- a CDS encoding thiazole synthase, which produces MTDVLKIGGREFKSRLILGSGKFSLPLIQAVIEHGEVDIVTLALRRANVGGQENILEYIPKGITLLPNTSGARNAEEAVRIARLARELGCGDFVKLEVIRDSKYLLPDNQETIKATEILAKEGFQVMPYMYPDLNAARALADAGAASVMPLGAPIGSNKGLCTKEFIRILIEEIDLPIIVDAGIGRPSQACEAMEMGAAAVMCNTAIATAGDVAQMARAFKQAVEAGREGYLAGLGRVLDGAEASSPLTGFLEA; this is translated from the coding sequence ATGACAGATGTATTGAAAATTGGCGGTCGAGAATTTAAGTCTCGCTTGATTTTAGGGTCGGGAAAGTTTTCATTGCCGCTGATCCAGGCGGTTATCGAACATGGTGAGGTAGATATCGTGACGCTGGCGCTGCGGAGAGCGAATGTGGGCGGTCAGGAAAATATCTTAGAATACATACCGAAGGGCATTACGCTGTTGCCTAATACCTCCGGCGCCCGCAACGCCGAGGAAGCGGTGCGTATCGCCAGACTGGCCCGGGAGCTTGGGTGCGGCGATTTTGTGAAACTGGAAGTCATAAGGGACTCAAAGTACTTGCTGCCGGATAATCAGGAAACCATTAAGGCAACGGAAATCTTGGCTAAAGAAGGGTTTCAGGTTATGCCGTACATGTATCCGGACCTAAATGCAGCCAGAGCCTTGGCTGATGCCGGAGCGGCGTCGGTCATGCCCTTGGGCGCGCCTATTGGCAGTAACAAAGGGTTGTGCACGAAGGAGTTTATTCGGATTTTAATTGAAGAAATTGATTTGCCGATTATTGTTGACGCTGGCATTGGACGTCCTTCGCAGGCCTGCGAGGCAATGGAGATGGGGGCGGCTGCGGTGATGTGCAATACGGCGATTGCCACCGCCGGCGATGTGGCGCAGATGGCGCGCGCCTTTAAGCAAGCAGTAGAAGCCGGGAGGGAAGGCTATCTTGCTGGTTTAGGACGGGTGCTGGACGGGGCGGAAGCTTCCAGCCCGTTGACCGGATTTTTGGAGGCGTAA
- a CDS encoding ferredoxin domain-containing protein, which produces MIITSQDAEQRGLEQVADLMCVAARTAPKAKGVDNLETLLVSGEEKDRLSAEMRRIAVESGMAFFDRDAGCLEKAPVVLLLGQKVKPIGVKPCGYCGHGDCATCAQNGGNCAMSIGDLGIAIGSAAHVASAHHVDSRVMFSAGRAALNLKLFPAEVTIAYAIPLSVSGKSPFFDR; this is translated from the coding sequence GTGATTATTACATCTCAAGACGCGGAACAACGGGGCTTAGAGCAGGTGGCAGATCTAATGTGCGTAGCGGCGCGGACAGCGCCCAAGGCCAAAGGCGTGGATAATTTGGAGACATTGTTGGTTTCCGGTGAAGAAAAGGACCGTCTGTCCGCTGAAATGCGACGCATTGCGGTAGAATCGGGTATGGCCTTTTTTGATCGGGATGCAGGGTGTCTGGAAAAAGCGCCGGTGGTGCTGCTCCTAGGGCAGAAGGTTAAACCCATAGGTGTTAAGCCTTGTGGTTACTGCGGCCATGGCGACTGTGCCACCTGTGCGCAAAACGGCGGCAACTGCGCTATGAGCATCGGCGATTTGGGTATTGCTATCGGTTCGGCGGCGCATGTGGCGTCGGCGCATCATGTAGACAGCCGAGTTATGTTCAGTGCGGGTCGGGCGGCGCTCAATTTGAAGCTGTTTCCGGCAGAAGTAACCATTGCGTACGCCATTCCTCTCAGTGTGAGCGGCAAGAGTCCTTTTTTTGACAGGTAA
- a CDS encoding thiamine phosphate synthase has translation MAELICVTQRSLCSDDFLERIRRLAQAKPQAILLREKDLGEADYEVLAREVQERCAPWGVRLIVRRYVGVARRLGLRQVHLSMEELRQAEPGMLTELQVGVSIHAVEEATEAQALGAAYLVAGHIYTTDCKKKLEPRGLDFLREVCQTVSIPVFAIGGVTTERVPELLACGAAGCCVMSGAMQCSTPEEYICSMLTKNQI, from the coding sequence ATGGCGGAATTGATTTGCGTGACCCAGCGTAGTTTGTGTTCCGATGATTTTTTGGAGCGTATCCGCCGTTTGGCCCAGGCGAAGCCGCAAGCGATTTTGCTGCGGGAGAAGGATTTGGGGGAAGCGGATTATGAAGTGCTGGCGCGGGAAGTGCAGGAACGCTGCGCTCCGTGGGGCGTACGTCTTATCGTGCGCCGCTACGTTGGTGTAGCTAGGCGACTTGGTTTAAGGCAAGTGCATTTGTCCATGGAAGAACTGCGTCAGGCGGAACCTGGCATGTTAACGGAACTGCAAGTGGGCGTTTCGATTCATGCGGTGGAAGAGGCGACGGAGGCCCAGGCTTTGGGAGCGGCGTATCTTGTTGCCGGGCACATTTATACGACCGATTGCAAAAAAAAGTTGGAGCCGCGCGGCCTGGACTTTCTGCGCGAAGTGTGTCAGACAGTCAGCATACCTGTATTCGCCATTGGCGGTGTGACGACGGAGCGGGTGCCGGAGCTGCTGGCTTGTGGGGCAGCGGGCTGCTGTGTTATGTCAGGAGCGATGCAATGCTCTACACCGGAAGAATATATTTGCAGCATGCTTACGAAAAATCAAATATAA
- a CDS encoding MarR family winged helix-turn-helix transcriptional regulator yields the protein MKNKLLTYPKQPSICNCMNVRRASRAVTQFYDEQLKPCGITIAQLSMLLRLKETDALTISQLAQNMRIDRTTLNRNMKPLLENGLIILQQGKDSRTKLVSLTTQGRQTAEEGWSCWEKAQELLLTYLGKEDTAKLTALLNKLEALAP from the coding sequence ATGAAAAACAAACTACTTACGTACCCTAAACAACCCAGCATCTGCAATTGCATGAATGTACGCCGTGCATCGCGAGCTGTCACCCAGTTCTACGATGAACAGCTCAAGCCATGCGGCATTACCATCGCTCAATTGTCCATGCTGCTCCGCCTCAAAGAAACGGATGCGTTGACGATCAGCCAGTTAGCTCAAAACATGCGCATTGATCGCACAACGTTAAACCGCAATATGAAACCGCTTTTGGAAAACGGTCTTATCATTTTACAGCAAGGCAAAGACTCACGAACCAAATTGGTTTCCTTGACAACCCAAGGGCGGCAAACCGCAGAAGAAGGCTGGTCCTGCTGGGAAAAAGCGCAAGAACTGCTCCTAACCTATCTGGGCAAAGAAGATACAGCTAAACTAACTGCCTTACTAAACAAATTAGAGGCATTAGCGCCCTAA
- a CDS encoding sigma 54-interacting transcriptional regulator has protein sequence MSLLASHTEEMFYTILDNLREAVNVVDTKGYITYVNPSSANYASARVEDMIGKHITEYYPHAALLDVIRDQKPLLDQKMAQGNGRTFIVNAVPLYRQGEFYGGVSTFRDITELDELARTLEYLENELTLSQGSGIFDSFIGADGSLRNAIFKAQRSIASVGGPRHSVILGETGTGKTMLAQGMYHFARKIGILKEGAPFVEVNCAQFTNADIAAMEIFGTDKGAFTGAFDKPGLVEVANGGVLFLDEAHALVQHQTMLLKLIESGLVRRMGGRTEHEVDVIIIAASSQNLKEVFLPELYQRLAQYQIELPPLRERSFQEKQQFLEQFVELYCQKAQARYNVRLKVHFTSSAAELLLAAVFDRNVRQFRDVVNASIDAVAPMVNHLSQGHELIKLVVDEDDIPMAMLEAKSVMKDAAASAAKQESLEELLLSLSALGLGVRKISAELKRRGISLAYYQVAYKLKKLKKDRE, from the coding sequence ATGAGTTTATTGGCCTCGCATACGGAGGAAATGTTTTATACCATTTTGGATAATCTGCGGGAAGCCGTCAATGTAGTAGATACCAAAGGCTATATTACTTACGTGAACCCCAGCTCCGCCAATTATGCTTCTGCGCGCGTCGAGGACATGATTGGTAAACATATTACCGAGTACTATCCGCATGCAGCGCTCTTGGATGTAATTCGTGACCAAAAACCGCTGTTGGATCAAAAAATGGCGCAAGGAAATGGGCGGACCTTTATTGTGAATGCAGTGCCCTTGTACCGGCAAGGCGAATTTTACGGAGGCGTTTCCACGTTTCGGGACATTACTGAACTGGATGAATTGGCTCGGACGTTGGAGTATCTGGAAAATGAGTTGACTTTAAGCCAGGGAAGCGGTATTTTTGACAGCTTCATCGGCGCGGATGGATCTTTACGCAATGCGATTTTTAAAGCGCAGCGCAGTATTGCTTCGGTCGGCGGTCCGAGGCATTCGGTGATTTTGGGAGAGACTGGCACCGGAAAGACGATGCTGGCTCAGGGGATGTATCATTTTGCCCGCAAAATTGGCATTTTGAAGGAAGGCGCACCTTTTGTCGAGGTGAATTGCGCACAGTTTACCAATGCGGACATTGCGGCCATGGAGATCTTCGGTACTGATAAGGGGGCTTTTACGGGCGCCTTCGATAAACCTGGTCTTGTGGAAGTGGCTAATGGGGGCGTGCTGTTTTTGGATGAGGCTCATGCCTTGGTTCAGCACCAGACCATGCTGCTGAAGCTTATCGAATCCGGCTTAGTGCGGCGCATGGGAGGTCGGACCGAGCATGAAGTGGATGTCATTATTATTGCGGCGTCCAGCCAAAACTTAAAAGAAGTATTTTTGCCGGAACTTTACCAGCGTTTGGCTCAGTACCAGATTGAGCTGCCGCCGCTGCGGGAGCGCAGCTTCCAGGAAAAACAGCAGTTTTTGGAACAGTTCGTGGAGCTATACTGTCAAAAGGCGCAAGCCCGTTACAATGTGCGGCTGAAGGTTCATTTTACAAGCAGTGCGGCGGAGCTGCTTTTAGCGGCGGTTTTTGACCGCAATGTCCGGCAGTTCCGGGATGTAGTCAATGCTAGTATTGACGCTGTCGCGCCGATGGTGAATCATCTGTCGCAGGGGCATGAGCTGATTAAGCTGGTAGTGGACGAAGATGACATCCCCATGGCTATGCTGGAAGCGAAAAGCGTCATGAAAGATGCAGCTGCATCGGCGGCAAAGCAGGAGAGCCTGGAAGAGCTTCTTCTCAGTTTGTCGGCATTGGGTCTGGGGGTGCGCAAGATATCCGCAGAACTGAAACGAAGAGGGATTTCTTTAGCATACTATCAAGTGGCGTATAAGCTGAAAAAGCTGAAAAAAGATAGAGAATAG